AGCGTGTTTCTTATAGTTACGGCCAAATGCAATCACATTATTTGTTGGTGTAACTGGTGGTAAGAATTCAATATCTTCAAAGCTATATTTATATTCGTCTTTATCTGGTGATTCTAAAACTTTAACAACCGCTTTACGTACAGCTTCTTGAAAATCAACGTTTATATTTAATTGTAGTCCTTCTAGTAAAGTTTTAGGATTAAACCCATCTTCGCCAAAAGTTTCAAATATTTTACGTAAATCCCAAACTGCATCTTCACGTTTTACTTTCACACCATAAGAAGTTATATCTTTATAATTAAATGTTAAAAATTTCATCCACTCTGTCAGCTCCTTCTTGTTCTTGTGACCCATTATACCGAATTTTTTGATAAATCGCATTATTTTAAAGCTATTATTTTAAATATGTTACTTTTCTCCATAATTTTTCTAAAGGACCTTGATTAAATCGTTTGAAATAGAAGTATCCTACTAGTAGTTGAACAATATAAATACCGATTGCGATTAAATATATTGTAGATACGGGCAGTTTACTATACAAATTCAAACCAACGCCATAAAAGATAACCACACATATCACACTTTGTGAAATATACGTCGTCAAACTCAATTTACCGATATATTGCATTGGTGCTAGAACCTTTTTAAGTTTGGCATCTTCACACAATAAGACAAAGAAAATAATATAACTCATCCCAACGATAGGTCCACCGAGCATTTGACTCAATAATTGCGAAGTTGCTGATCCAACTAATACGATTTGAATCATTTTCACCATAAGCCCTAAAATAAATATTCCTAATCCTAGCCAAGTATAAAATTGTTTGCGCATTATAATCTTCTTAAACCAATTGATTTGATGTGCATAAATACCAAACAGCATAATCGGCAAGATTGTAAACGGACCAACCATGATGATACTTCCAATATTCGTACCGAAATACTTCAAGTTATACCCAATCATAGATAAATAGTCTGAACTTGCTAAAATATTATTTACTCTTTCTAACTCTTGCAATCCAACAAAATTTTCAGTCTGTGTAACGTCTTGAATCAAAATCATCGGCAAGATAAACAACAACACAAATATGCTAAATCCAATTGTCATTGCAACTAAAGCATATTGTGGTTTTAGTTTAACAAAGATAATTGCGATAAATCCAAGAATTGCATACGTAGCTAAAATATCTCCATAAAATATAAAGATACCATGCAGAACTCCTAGTAGTAATAAAAATGATAACCTTCTTATTATCATTGGATAATAGTCGATTTGTTTTTCAATGCTATTCTGATACATCATTGAAAGACCATATCCAAATAAAAATGCAAATATTGGATAAAAAGATGCAATGATAAACAAGGCACTTAACTTAAATAGTGCCCCATCCTCATGCTGGAAATACTCAAACGGATTGATAATATGATATGGGTAAGCAAAGGTCAAAATATTCATTAATAAAATACCTAATAAACTAAATCCTCTTAGTGCATCAATACTAAATATTCGTTGTTTTGCCATTATTTGTGCTCCTTGATGTGTTTCGTTCCATATTGAAAGAAATATAAATAACCTTCAACGGGTTGTTGTAATATTGTTTCTAACGTATTTTTATAGTATTGCATCTGTACTTCATATTTTTTCTTCATTTCTTCTGCTACATCATCCATAGATTTTCCTCGACGAACGATAAATGCATCCGTTTTATAATCGATAAATGAAACTTTGTCCCCTTCAACAAAGATGCAATCAATCATTCCTTGAATAATTGGTTTATTATCATCATCAGTAATATTGTAAGTAAGTCCTTTATCAATATCGTCTTGACCGACAACAAAAGGTACTTCTCGGTACACTTTATCTGCTTTAACGAGACGGTCATATAAAGTAGATTCGGTAAATGCTTCAACGAGTTTTAAATCTAAATCTTCAAGTGCATCACTTGGTAATATATCTTTCGTTATCAAGTCATTCTTAATTAAAGCCTCTATTTCTGCTTCTTTTAATCCACCTTGAACTAATGGTAAATGTTGCATAACCGTATGCATTAATGTCCCAATTTCTGTACTCTTACGTTTTTCTTTAGATAAAAAGTTAGGTCGATCATAAGATCTCGTACCAACTTGATATTGTCTCACGATTTGATAATCTGTTCCCGCTTCTTCTGTTTCTCTTTGTCTTTTGATTTCTGAAACAGATTGTTTCGCAGCAATGTTCAATAGATGTTGATTCGGATATTTGTACACAAGTCGTTCATGAATATCTTGTTTTAAACTAGACGGTTTATAATTATATAAAGCTTCAATCGTCGGTCGTTCATCATATACGTCTTCCATTTCATTATCTTCCGCTGCATTTATAATATTGAACTTAAAGTATTCATTTTGATTAGTATTAAACTGAATCGCATTAGACAATCCATATGTTTTAGATTTAGCTAGTATAGTTGCAATTAAATCAAAAGCTGATTTTGCACTCACTCTAAATTCTGGATCAATCAATTCGTGTTTATCTGCTTGAATCAACCCAAGATTTTCAACGGCTTTATCATTTTTCACACGTCCGATAAGATATAATGCTTCTTTTGCACGTGTCAACGCAACATAAATCAAACGCATTTCTTCTGAAATCATTTCAGTCTCGTTTATATTTTTGAAAATGGCTGTAGCTAAAGTTGGGTAAGTCAATTCATTCTCAATATTAAAATATGACATAGCTAAACCATATTTGTTATTAAGTAACACATGATCTGTTAAATCTGTGCGGTTAAACGACTTGGATATCCCAGAGTATACAACAAATGGAAACTCTAAACCTTTACTGCTATGAATGGTCATCATTCTCACAACATCGTCATTCGGACCTATCACACTTTCTTGTCCGAAATCTTGCCCTCTTTCGATAAGTTCATCGATAAACCTTATGAATTGGAATATACCTCTTAAGCTAGAAGCTTCAAATTGAACAGCTTTATTTAGGAGTCCATATAAATTTTGTCGTCTTTGAACGCCACCTGTTAAGCCACTAAAATAAGGAATCAAATAAAAATCATTGTATATTTTGTCTAATAATTGCCATACC
The Mammaliicoccus sp. Dog046 genome window above contains:
- a CDS encoding DUF418 domain-containing protein gives rise to the protein MAKQRIFSIDALRGFSLLGILLMNILTFAYPYHIINPFEYFQHEDGALFKLSALFIIASFYPIFAFLFGYGLSMMYQNSIEKQIDYYPMIIRRLSFLLLLGVLHGIFIFYGDILATYAILGFIAIIFVKLKPQYALVAMTIGFSIFVLLFILPMILIQDVTQTENFVGLQELERVNNILASSDYLSMIGYNLKYFGTNIGSIIMVGPFTILPIMLFGIYAHQINWFKKIIMRKQFYTWLGLGIFILGLMVKMIQIVLVGSATSQLLSQMLGGPIVGMSYIIFFVLLCEDAKLKKVLAPMQYIGKLSLTTYISQSVICVVIFYGVGLNLYSKLPVSTIYLIAIGIYIVQLLVGYFYFKRFNQGPLEKLWRKVTYLK